The proteins below come from a single Mustela nigripes isolate SB6536 chromosome 14, MUSNIG.SB6536, whole genome shotgun sequence genomic window:
- the POU3F1 gene encoding POU domain, class 3, transcription factor 1 yields MATTAQYLPRGPGGGAGGTGPLMHPDAAAAAAAAAERLHAGAAYREVQKLMHHEWLGAGAGHPVGLAHPQWLPTGGGGGGDWAGGPHLEHGKAGGGGTGRADDGGGGGGGFHARLVHQGAAHAGAAWAQGGTAHHLGPAMSPSPGAGGGHQPQPLGLYAQAAYPGGGGGGLAGMLAAGGGGAGPGLHHALHEDGHEAQLEPSPPPHLGAHGHAHGHAHAGGLHAAAAHLHPGAGGGGSSVGEHSDEDAPSSDDLEQFAKQFKQRRIKLGFTQADVGLALGTLYGNVFSQTTICRFEALQLSFKNMCKLKPLLNKWLEETDSSSGSPTNLDKIAAQGRKRKKRTSIEVGVKGALESHFLKCPKPSAHEITGLADSLQLEKEVVRVWFCNRRQKEKRMTPAAGAGHPPMDDVYAPGELGPGGGGASPPSAPPPPPPAALHHHHHHTLPGSVQ; encoded by the coding sequence ATGGCCACCACCGCGCAGTACCTGCCGCGGGGCCCCGGTGGCGGAGCCGGGGGCACGGGACCGCTTATGCACCCGGacgccgcggcggcggcggcggcggccgccgAGCGGCTGCACGCGGGAGCCGCGTACCGCGAAGTGCAGAAGCTGATGCACCACGAGTGGCTGGGCGCGGGCGCGGGCCACCCCGTGGGCCTAGCGCACCCCCAGTGGCTACCCacgggaggaggcggcggcggcgactGGGCCGGGGGCCCGCACCTGGAACACGGCAAGGCGGGCGGTGGCGGCACCGGCCGAGCCgacgacggcggcggcggcggaggaggtTTCCACGCGCGCCTGGTGCACCAGGGGGCGGCCCACGCGGGCGCTGCATGGGCGCAGGGCGGCACGGCGCACCACTTGGGCCCGGCCATGTCGCCGTCCCCAGGGGCCGGCGGGGGCCACCAGCCCCAGCCGCTCGGGCTGTACGCGCAGGCGGCCTAcccggggggcggcggcggcggcctggCCGGGATGCTGGCAGCAGGCGGCGGCGGTGCGGGACCCGGCCTGCACCACGCGCTGCACGAGGACGGCCACGAGGCGCAGCTGGAGCCGTCGCCTCCGCCGCACCTGGGCGCCCACGGACACGCACACGGACATGCACACGCGGGCGGCCTGCACGCGGCGGCGGCGCACCTGCACCCGGGCGCGGGCGGCGGTGGCTCGTCGGTGGGCGAGCACTCGGACGAGGACGCGCCCAGCTCGGACGACCTGGAGCAGTTCGCCAAGCAGTTCAAGCAGCGGCGCATCAAGCTGGGCTTCACACAGGCCGACGTGGGGCTGGCGCTGGGAACACTGTACGGTAACGTGTTCTCGCAGACCACCATCTGCCGCTTCGAGGCCCTGCAGCTGAGTTTCAAGAACATGTGCAAGCTCAAGCCGCTGCTCAACAAGTGGCTGGAGGAGACCGACTCGTCCAGCGGCAGCCCCACCAACCTGGACAAGATCGCGGCGCAGGGCCGCAAGCGAAAGAAGCGCACGTCCATCGAGGTGGGGGTGAAAGGCGCGCTCGAGAGCCACTTTCTCAAGTGTCCCAAGCCCTCGGCGCACGAGATCACCGGCCTGGCCGACAGCCTGCAGCTGGAGAAGGAGGTGGTGCGCGTCTGGTTCTGCAACCGGCGGCAGAAGGAGAAGCGCATGACCCCGGCGGCCGGCGCCGGCCACCCGCCCATGGACGACGTTTACGCACCGGGCGAGctggggccgggcgggggcggtGCATCGCCGCCCTcggcgcccccgccgcccccgccggccgcgctgcaccaccaccaccaccacacactgCCCGGCTCGGTGCAGTGA